The sequence below is a genomic window from Chondrinema litorale.
ATTAGGAGTGATTCTCTCGAGCAAAAGTATTATGCGTTCGTAAGCTTGTAAGCGTAGAGGCAATATTTCTTTGGTTCGTTCACCAGATTTATTCATGTGTTGCAACTCCAGTAAGTTTTCAAGGCTTGTTTTAAAAAGCATGTAGACACCGAATAAAACTACTGCAGAGGGAAGGGTAAATTTTAATATCTCGAAAAAAGCGTCCATTCTAAAAAAATATAAAAAAATTAGCTAGTAAAATATGCTTGCAATTATAATGAAATAATTGAGATTTTATTTGTTGATTATGGACAATACCTCATATAAAAATCTGAGAAATAATAAGTTTCCCTTTTTAATAAGGCTTCTTATCTTTATGGCAAATTCTGTTTGAATGAAGAAAGAAGTACAATACATATATCATAAAGACAACTTAAATAAGTCTGAAGCAAGTTATTATGCGCCAGAAGATTTACAATCTCATGAAATGGTGCTTAATATTGGTCCGCAACACCCCTCTACACATGGAGTGCTTAGGCTCGAAGTACTTACAGATGGAGAGTATATAGTTGATGTAGTACCACATTTGGGATATTTGCATCGATGTTTTGAAAAGCATGCAGAATCAATGGCTTATAACCAAACGATCCCCTATGTGGATCGAATGGATTATGTGGCCGCCATGAACTCAGAGCATATTTATGCAATGGGAGTAGAGAAACTTTTGGGTTTAACAGATAAAATTCCCAAAAGAGTAGAGTATATAAGAGTGCTGGTTGCAGAATTAAATCGATTAGCTTCTCATTTCGTAGCTGTTGGTACTTATGCCCTTGATATTGGTGCATTTACTCCATTTTTATGGATGATGAGAGACAGAGAGCATATTTTGAGATTGCTAGAATGGACTTGTGGAGCAAGAATGCTTTACAATTATATATGGATTGGTGGCTTATATTACGATTTGCCTGTTGGTTTTGAAGAAAGATGTTCTGAGTTTGTAGAATATATGCAGCCGAAGCTATTAGAACTGCAACAACTTATTGTGAGTAATAAAATATTTATCGAGCGTACTGCCAATGTAGGTGTATTACCGCTAGATTTAGCCATTAACTATGGTGTTACTGGCCCCATGTTAAGAGGTAGTGGTTTAAAGTATGACCTTAGAAAGGTTGATGGCTATTCTGTTTATCCTGAGTTAGACTTTGATATTCCAATAGGTAAAGGTGAGATGGGTACAAAAGGTGACTGTTGGGATAGAACTCAAGTACGTGTTTTAGAATGCTACGAATCGTTAAAGATTATATCTCAATGTTTAGAGAAGTTAAAAGGCGAGCATAAAAGAAATCGAGATTTTGATCCTCAAGCTGTTGTTCCGCGAAAAATTTGGCCAAAAGAAAACACAGATTTATATTTTAGAGGCGAAAGTCCAAAGGGTGAATTAGGATTCTATTT
It includes:
- a CDS encoding NADH-quinone oxidoreductase subunit D, with translation MKKEVQYIYHKDNLNKSEASYYAPEDLQSHEMVLNIGPQHPSTHGVLRLEVLTDGEYIVDVVPHLGYLHRCFEKHAESMAYNQTIPYVDRMDYVAAMNSEHIYAMGVEKLLGLTDKIPKRVEYIRVLVAELNRLASHFVAVGTYALDIGAFTPFLWMMRDREHILRLLEWTCGARMLYNYIWIGGLYYDLPVGFEERCSEFVEYMQPKLLELQQLIVSNKIFIERTANVGVLPLDLAINYGVTGPMLRGSGLKYDLRKVDGYSVYPELDFDIPIGKGEMGTKGDCWDRTQVRVLECYESLKIISQCLEKLKGEHKRNRDFDPQAVVPRKIWPKENTDLYFRGESPKGELGFYFRARKNKEVPLRVKARSCSFVNLSILSELSKGVMLADLVAIIGSIDIVMGEVDR